The stretch of DNA AAGAATCTCCATTTACTCCTTGGTAAGTCTTTTTTGGTCAAACCTCCAAACTTCACTCTATCCAGCTTGAATACTTGATAATCGAACTTTTCAAAAATACGCCTTACAATCCTATTTTTACCTGAATGTATCTCTATTCCAATTTCTCTTTTATTATCATCATAAACATAGGCAATGGCATCGGGTTTTATTAAGCCATCCTCTAGATCTACTCCCTCGTTCATTATGGTCTCGAAATGCTCAAGCTCAAGGTCTTTATCTAAAGTAACGTGATAAATCTTTTTAATTTGATGCGAAGGATGTGTTAGCTTCTTAGCCATTTGTCCATCATTGGTAAAAAGCAATAATCCTGTAGTATTTCTATCCAATCTGCCTACTGGGTATATTCTTTCTTTCACTGCATGTTCTACCAAACTCATTACTGTTTTTCTTTCAAAAGGATCGTCCATAGAAGTAATGAAACCTTTAGGCTTATTTAATAATACATAAACCAGTTTTTCACGTTTTAGGGTTTTCCCATCATACTGAATTCTATCAGTTGGATGAACTTTATGCCCCATTTCTTTAATCACTTCCCCGTTTACTCTCACCATTCCGGCTTGAATATGTTTATCTGCCTCTCTCCTGCTACAAACACCAGAATGTGCAAGAAATTTATTGAGTCTAATTAATTCATCTTCTGAGCGATTTTGAATTGAAGTTAATGTACTGGCAGAAACACGTTGTCTCTTCTTTTTAGGCTTTACAGGTTCTTGCTTTTCCAATTCTTCCATTTCTGGCTTTTCTTCTCTATAAAACTTTCTAAAACCTTTATTACTTTCCATCGCGTTAATTATTTTGAGCCTGCAAAAATATTTCTTTTATTGATACCAATTTACTCATTCTCTAAAATATCTAAGAATAAAGTAAAATATTATGTTCGAATGATAAAGTTAGCACTTTTTTTTTTAATAACCAGAATAGAAACTTTAGATCATCTACCTAGGTTAAAACTACTCCTTATGATAATCAGAAAGAATTTGCCAAGCAATTAAAACTCCTAAACCACCAAGGCAGATAAAAATATTACACCATCCAAAAAAGAAACGGAGGATGGCTATCATTATTAAAGAAAAGACTAAAACAATATGGAAGAGTCTATTTTTGGAGAGCTTTTTCAATTTGTTTAATTTTTCTTGCTGTTTTACGGGTGTCAATCCCTAGACTTGTTTTAGCTCCCATAATGGCAAAATGTGATAAATAATGTATGACTCCTCTATAAGGGGTTCTCTCATAAAAAATAGGCCCCTTCCGTATTCTAAATATATTATTATTGTTTTGTTTAATGAGAATAGAATTGGCTAAAAAAGATGCCAAATTACTTTCCTCCATATTTTTTTTCAGAACTTCAACTTTTAAATCTTCATAACGCAAGACCATATATCCATAACCTTCTTTATCATTACCTTTTACATTCATCTGTAACTGACTTAAAACACCAGCTTTAGCTTGCATTCTTGTTAAGGGCTGTAATAGAGGATTTAAAGAGGTCGCATCTAAGGTATTCATAGAAGCAAGCACAACAAAATTCTGTTCTTTCGAATTTAAAGGAAAATAGGCATTTAAGGAAACATCAGCTTCAGACATTAGCCTTGCCTGAGCATTAATCTTCAAAGTTCCACCAAAATTTCTAAAATCGGTATCATTGCTAAATCCTATTATTTTCCCATTCATTCGATCAAAAAAAATGACTCCATTATCATCTACAATCTGACTTCGCTCCTCATATTTAACAAAGCCATCATTAAATTGAATGGTATCAATATTCAAATAAAAACGAATATTTTCAATAGCCTGTGCCGGCATAGTTTTATACTTAGAAGTATCAGGAGGAAGCCTTTTATCCTTATAAATAAAGATTTGAGCTTCAGAAAATTCTAGTTTCTCTAAAGTATATCTATTTCGAAAAATAGCTTCCCTATACCCTATTCCCTCTAATTTCAATATAGGAATAGTGATATCCATTTGATCTGTCTGATACGTCTGATTGGCTACAAAAGTCTTTCTATCATATCTAGAGACTATCATCACTGAATCAAAGTGAATAGATTTATCATGGCTACTCAAACTCATATTCTCGAAGCTATAATTATAAAAACGATCTGGCGAAATCATTGAAAATTGTGGAAGATTCAATCTCACATCATCGCAGTAAAAAAACTTGTCGTTTGTAAAAGCTATATTATTACTATCGATCACGATTCCTTCTAAAGTCAAATCAATATTTTTAAAATCATAGATTTTGGAACTTTGCTTAATCCTTATTGGCATGCTGAAATCAAAATCAGACAATTCAATTCGGTTAATATTTATGGCCGAGAACTGTCCTTTTATGGAATTAAAGAAATCTATTTCCTCTAAACTAAAAGCCTTTTTCTGCTCTTTTTTATTTTTATAACTTTTTAAATCGAGTTCAGGTTCTTGAAATAACAGACTGCCTATAAATAAACGGGGCTGTATATTTCCTGGACTCATTTTTAAATCATTGAGTAAAATGTCTTTCACTCGTATATTGGCAGGAAACCTAATAGAATCTCCTAAAGACAACACCTGTAAATCACTAACCTGAAGCCTATTATCTGAAGTAGAACCTTTGGCACTCTTCAAATAAATAAGCCGCTCTCCATTATTTACACTTTGGAAGTATTCATTTAATTCAAGCTCAGTGTTCTCTGAAAATAAAAAACGATCTAATTTATGGAATACTTTATAATCCACATAAAAATCGTGAACATGTAGGTCAAAAGATTCTAAGCCAATATGATCCATCCTTTCCATATATTTATTTTTTATAGAAAGATTTAAATCTTCTACAACAAAGTCGTTTACCCCTACTGCTTTTACTTTGTCTATATAGTGCCCTAATGACTCGTAAAAACTTTTAGCATTGGTTTGGTAAACTATTTTGGTTTGTCTATCTCCATTAAGCTTTAATTTAGGATTATTAATATAGATGGAATCAAAAAGAAACTGCTTCTCCAAATACATATCAAATGGCTCTATACCCCCTATTGATAACTTATCTATATCTATTTGTAGATGAGATTTTATTTTGGAGGAATCTTCTTGGTTTTCATATTGAAACATAACCTGATGACCATCAAACCTCTTTTGGGCTAAAGTAAAACTCCAACTAGCTATTCTCAGCAAAAGTGAGTCTTGAATTTGTGAATAGAAAGATTTCATAGCAGAAAACTTCAATTTCTTAGCTTCCAAAAAGTAGGGCCTAGCGAAATCTAAATTTAAGCCAGCACCTTCAATGTCTAGCTCCTCCAGGTTTATCTTCGATGTATTATTTAAAGCTGAATGTTCAATATGGGCATATATATTAGGTAAATTTATATAGGAACAAAAAGCTGACCAAGGTATTGTATTATTTCTCTTAGAAGATTGATTTTGACTTATGATATTCCCTATTACATTCAAACTCATACATTTTATTGTATCAACCTTTATTAAGGAAGAATGATTCAATAACTCTTTCCAATTAACCCCATTAATCATCAATTCTTCCGCCTGAATCAGTCCAGGATTTTCTTTAGAAAAATATAGCGACTTCACATCTATTTCTTTTAAAGCCAATAATCCCAAATTTGTATCAAATTTAAAATCCTTTGAATTGACTTGCATTTTTCCATCATGAGACTGATATTCCAACTTGCCGATAAGCCCTTGTCCACTTTCAAATACACTTTCCCAATGACCTGAAAACCCAGGAGGAATTATAATATTATCGATATAAAGGTCTGTTTGACCTATTTCAATTCCTTTTTCTTTCCATTCAAATCTAGCGTTTTGCATATCGAATTTATCAATATCTAAAAGTATAGGAAACGTATTGCTTTGATTATGTACAAATTCTGATTTATTTATATTCACTTCAGGTGTCATAATATGCATGTGATTTAATTTCAGAATATCCTCTTCTAAAAATTGAAATGGAGAAAACCCCTCCAATTTAAGCATCGCAATATACCAAGCACTAACCAATCCCTTGTTTTTAACAAAATGAATGTCCTTTATATTTAATGTAGATTGAGATTGATCAAATATAAAAGACGAAAAAGAAAGACTATCTCCTTCCTTTTTTAGCAACAAAGACATAGTATCACTTTCCAAAGTATAGCTATTCATCTCAAACTTTTGCTGATGGGTCAAAGCTTGGATTATTTGATAATTCAAATCTACAATCTCAAAATCCATTTGAGGATGCTCTTGTTTTAAATTTTTCAGTTCCACATGTATTTTATCAACCTCAAAATCTAATCCGGAATTTTCAATTACGTTTTTAATCTTTTGCAAACTTGCTTCAGGCTTTTCACCAGTCAGTGTATTAACAGTGTTTACAAGTCGCGACAAGCTAAGTCTTAAGGTATTTCCCTTTAGAAAAGATTTTTCAGGGTGTTCTATCCATGCGATTGAATCAAGCTCAAAGCTAGCCTCCTCAATTCTTTGCTGATTATCATTTAATAAGTTCTTATGCAGCAATTCTTTAAATTTTAATACAGCCTGATGAATAGTCTGGTTTTCGCTGAACGTTAAATCCTGAATGGAAATAGAAGTTTTCTTTTTTTGAAAATCAACATTTTTTGCATTGATGTTCACAGCTTCAAAAATTGGCAAGTCAATAGAGTTAGGATAATTCAAAGAATCAGCAAATAATTGAAGAACACTAAAATCTGCTTTGCGAATCTGTAATAAGCTGTCTCCATCTAAGTTAATATCCATATTAAATTTATCCAAATTAAACTTCTCTAACTCTAAAGAGTGTAAAAAACCAGATCTATTTACCACTTTAGTATTCATTTTTTCACTGCTATCTATCTCTGTATAAATATTTAATCCAAGATTAAGATTTATAAGCTCAAGAGATTTAACCTTTGCCTCCCCAGTTAATAGATCAAGGTATTGTATCCCATTAATAGATAGGGTATCTAGTTCTACATATTGAATATGAGGATTATATACACTATCATTAGCTTGTTGAATTCTAATGTGATTTAAAAAAATACTTCGATTAAACAATTTCCATCTCATTTTATCAAAATCCAATTGATACCTCTCGTTGGTGAGCTGCGAAAATGTTTCTTCCAACATGGGTCGCAATATATATTTTGTATATAGTGGAGGAAATAGAAAAATGGTCAGAATCAAAAGAATGAAAACAGTAGAAAATAGATATTTTATCCATTTTCGCCATAAGCTTCTATCTATTTTCTCTTCTTTTTCCATGATTTATCAAATTTAAGAAAACTTTGATGACTAGGTGCAAAAAAAGCCCGCAAATGCGGGCTTACTCATTATCTTAATTTGGGTACAGCAACTAATCAACTTGCCATGTAGCTCCTGAATGTAAGAGATCATTCATGGTCTTAATTGATGATTTCTCTTTTCGTTCAGCCACTTGAGCTTCCATTTTGTCACCATAAGTAGTACCTTCAGTCTCTCTAATTACACCTAAAGCTATTGGAAATTCTGGCCCTTTCATTCTGATTAACATCCAATGTAAAAAAGGACTTTCTTCATGGGCATCATGAACAAGGATATCATCCTCAGAAATCCCATCTTCACCTATTTTCACCACTTTAAGTTTCATTCCATCAAGAATTAAACCTTTGTCATTCTCTTTTCCAAAAATCATCTTCTCACCATGACGCAAAATAATCTGACGATCTAATTTCTCAGCTTTATCAGTATAGTAACCATGAGTTTTATCATTAAAAATCACACAGTTCTGAAGTATTTCAACAATAGATGTTCCATTATGAGCTTCCGCATTTTCCAATATCTCATTGGTTAATTTCATACTGACATCTATGGAGCGAGCAAAATAATGACCATTAGAACCCAATACAAGTTCACCAGGGTTAAAAGGATGTTCAATACTTCCATTTGGAGAAGTTTTTGTTACCAAACCTTCTTGAGTAGTTGGACTATACTGTCCCTTGGTTAAACCATAAATCTCATTATTGAATAATAAAACATTCATATTGATATTACGGCGAATAGCATGAATAAAGTGGTTTCCGCCAATAGCTAAACCATCACCATCACCTGTAATTACCCAAACGCTTAAATCTGGATTAGCAGTTTTAGTTCCACTAGCAATAGCCAATGCACGTCCATGAATAGTATGAAAAGCATAGGTATTCATATAGTATGGAAACCTTGATGAACAACCAATACCACTAATTATGGTATAGTTTTCACGTGGCTTACCAATAGCTGCCAAAGTCTTATGAACTGAATTTAAAATGGCATGATCCCCACATCCGGCACACCATCTAACTTCTTGGTCACTTTTAAAATCTTTAAAAGTAAGTTTTACTGTTTCTTGCGTAGCCATTTTATTTCTCCTCCATTAATTTGTTAAAATGATTGGTCAATTCTTCTACAGTAAATGGTAAACCCATCATCTTGTTATACTGTAAGAAATCAATATTAGTGAAATTCTGACGCAGATATTTCGCAAATTGACCATTATTTAATTCTGCTACAACAACTTTCTTAGAACTTCTTAAAATATCTTCTGTATTTTTTGGAAGAGGTTTAATATAGTTAAAATGAGCAAGAGCGATACTCTTACCTTCAGCTTGAAGGTCATGAACTGCAGTTAAAAGGTGACCATAGGTTCCTCCCCATCCAACAACTAATAAATCTGCATCAGGTGCACCTATTAGTACTTGTTCAGGGATTACATTCTCAATGTAATCGACTTTTCTCTCCCTATAATCAGTCATGAGCTCGTGATTTTCAGGAACATAAGATACAGTGCCTGTTTTATCCATTTTCTCTAAACCACCAATACGATGTTCTAAACCAGCAACTCCAGGAGCTGCCCATTTTCTAACTAAGGTTTTCTCATCACGCTCATAAGGTAAATATTCTTCTCCTTCTTTAAAAGTGGCATGAGGTACTATAATATCTGGAAGTGTATCTGTATTTTCAATTTTCATGGGTTGACTACCATTTGCCAAGAACCCATCAGTTAAAAGAATAACGGGTGTCATATGTTCCAAAGCAATTTTACTTGCTGCAAAGGCATAATCATAGCAATTAGAAGGAGTACTTGCAGCAATTACTGGTACAGGAGCTTCTCCATTTCTACCTTGCACTGCTTGTAATAAATCCGATTGCTCCGTTTTAGTTGGAAGTCCGGTACTTGGCCCTCCTCTTTGTACATTTACAATAACTAGAGGTAATTCTGTAATCATAGCTAAACCAATAGCTTCCGTTTTCAAGGCTAAACCTGGACCAGAAGTAGTTGTTACAGCAAAGTTTCCAGCAAAACTAGCACCAATGGCTGATGTAATACCTCCAATTTCATCCTCTGCCTGAAAAGTTCTAACATTTAAACTATTGTGTTTTGCTAATTCTTGAAGAATTTCCGTAGCAGGGGTTATAGGATACGAACCACAAAACAAAGGCAAGTTTGCTTTTTCAGCAGCAGCAATACATCCCCAGGCAGTGGCTGTATTACCATTAATATTTCTATAAGTTCCTTTTTCAATTTCGTCAGCAGTCACTTTATATGGAGTCAATTCTTGAACCACATAACCATAATTATACCCAGCTTTTAAAACCATTTTATTGGCTTCAATAATTTTTGGAACTTTTTTAAATTTCTTTTCAAAGAAAGCTTCAGTAAATTTTAATGGTTTATTGAATAAGTAGAAACAAATACCAAGAGCAAACATATTTTTACTTCTTAGGACTGTTTTATTATCCAAACCTGAGTTTTTCAATGTTTCTTGAGTCATGGTACTGATAGGAGCATAAATAATATTGAATCCTCCAATTCCATCCTCTTTTATTGGATCGTCAGTTTCATAGCCAGCCTTTAATAGGTTTTTAGCAGTAAAAGCATCACGATCTAGTAACATTGTACCACCTCGTTTGGTCCATTTTGCATTGGCTTTAAGAGCTGCCGGATTCATGGCCACCAATACATCGGCATAATCACCAGGAGTATTGATATCATAACCAAAATGAACCTGGAAGCCAGATACGCCGCCAACGGTACCTTGAGGAGCTCTGATCTCTGCAGGGTAATCAGGAAAGGTTGCAATTCCATTCCCTAATATTGCAGCGGTGTCAGAAAACAGGGTTCCAGTTAGTTGCATCCCATCACCGGAGTCACCTGAAAAGCGAATTACGAC from Lentimicrobium sp. L6 encodes:
- a CDS encoding pseudouridine synthase, with translation MESNKGFRKFYREEKPEMEELEKQEPVKPKKKRQRVSASTLTSIQNRSEDELIRLNKFLAHSGVCSRREADKHIQAGMVRVNGEVIKEMGHKVHPTDRIQYDGKTLKREKLVYVLLNKPKGFITSMDDPFERKTVMSLVEHAVKERIYPVGRLDRNTTGLLLFTNDGQMAKKLTHPSHQIKKIYHVTLDKDLELEHFETIMNEGVDLEDGLIKPDAIAYVYDDNKREIGIEIHSGKNRIVRRIFEKFDYQVFKLDRVKFGGLTKKDLPRSKWRFLTLPEINMLKVLS
- a CDS encoding 2-oxoacid:ferredoxin oxidoreductase subunit beta, whose product is MATQETVKLTFKDFKSDQEVRWCAGCGDHAILNSVHKTLAAIGKPRENYTIISGIGCSSRFPYYMNTYAFHTIHGRALAIASGTKTANPDLSVWVITGDGDGLAIGGNHFIHAIRRNINMNVLLFNNEIYGLTKGQYSPTTQEGLVTKTSPNGSIEHPFNPGELVLGSNGHYFARSIDVSMKLTNEILENAEAHNGTSIVEILQNCVIFNDKTHGYYTDKAEKLDRQIILRHGEKMIFGKENDKGLILDGMKLKVVKIGEDGISEDDILVHDAHEESPFLHWMLIRMKGPEFPIALGVIRETEGTTYGDKMEAQVAERKEKSSIKTMNDLLHSGATWQVD
- a CDS encoding 2-oxoacid:acceptor oxidoreductase subunit alpha; the encoded protein is MTNNKDKAIELDHVVIRFSGDSGDGMQLTGTLFSDTAAILGNGIATFPDYPAEIRAPQGTVGGVSGFQVHFGYDINTPGDYADVLVAMNPAALKANAKWTKRGGTMLLDRDAFTAKNLLKAGYETDDPIKEDGIGGFNIIYAPISTMTQETLKNSGLDNKTVLRSKNMFALGICFYLFNKPLKFTEAFFEKKFKKVPKIIEANKMVLKAGYNYGYVVQELTPYKVTADEIEKGTYRNINGNTATAWGCIAAAEKANLPLFCGSYPITPATEILQELAKHNSLNVRTFQAEDEIGGITSAIGASFAGNFAVTTTSGPGLALKTEAIGLAMITELPLVIVNVQRGGPSTGLPTKTEQSDLLQAVQGRNGEAPVPVIAASTPSNCYDYAFAASKIALEHMTPVILLTDGFLANGSQPMKIENTDTLPDIIVPHATFKEGEEYLPYERDEKTLVRKWAAPGVAGLEHRIGGLEKMDKTGTVSYVPENHELMTDYRERKVDYIENVIPEQVLIGAPDADLLVVGWGGTYGHLLTAVHDLQAEGKSIALAHFNYIKPLPKNTEDILRSSKKVVVAELNNGQFAKYLRQNFTNIDFLQYNKMMGLPFTVEELTNHFNKLMEEK